From Pseudonocardia autotrophica, one genomic window encodes:
- a CDS encoding AMP-binding protein, with translation MTTRFPPPPPTPGATPLAVRLRELVAQAPDAPLASDGDTVHTRAGFDARTNQLARAFADRGVAHGDLVSIALPNTVRHLECSVAAWKLGAVPQPLSARLPAPERDAVLEIARPAIVVDTDPPDPAGYDDGPLPDVVGPSWKAPTSGGSTGRPKLIVAGQAACVEQVLARVDGLRIDRDGVLLCTAPLHHNAPYMFSLMALLQGHHVVLMQRFDAARTLSLIGEHGVTWLYVVPTMMGRMLRLPAADWASADLGSLRTVLHVGAPCPPQVKRGWLERVGPETVLEIYAGTESQAGTAIDGREWLAHPGSVGRVTRGRITVRDDDFRELPPGRTGEIWMRPDGPPTYHYLGATARQRDGWESLGDMGSFDADGYLLLADRRADMILVGGANVYPAEVEAALLAHPEVHDAVVVGLPDEDYGRIVHAVVQADPASGLADRLREHMAALLGPQKLPRSYEFVDQPLRDDAGKVRRSAFAP, from the coding sequence GTGACAACCCGCTTCCCGCCGCCCCCGCCGACCCCCGGCGCGACCCCGCTCGCGGTCCGCCTGCGCGAGCTCGTCGCGCAGGCCCCGGACGCGCCGCTGGCCTCCGACGGCGACACCGTGCACACCAGGGCCGGGTTCGACGCCCGCACCAACCAGCTGGCCCGCGCGTTCGCCGATCGCGGGGTGGCGCACGGCGACCTGGTCTCGATCGCACTGCCGAACACGGTGCGGCACCTGGAGTGTTCGGTCGCGGCGTGGAAGCTCGGCGCGGTCCCCCAGCCGCTCTCGGCGCGGCTGCCGGCGCCGGAACGGGACGCCGTGCTGGAAATCGCCCGGCCGGCGATCGTCGTCGACACCGATCCGCCGGACCCGGCCGGATACGACGACGGCCCGCTGCCCGACGTCGTCGGGCCGTCCTGGAAGGCGCCGACCTCCGGTGGCAGCACCGGGCGGCCCAAGCTGATCGTGGCCGGGCAGGCCGCCTGCGTGGAGCAGGTGCTGGCCCGGGTCGACGGGCTGCGCATCGACCGCGACGGCGTCCTGCTCTGCACCGCGCCGCTGCACCACAACGCGCCTTACATGTTCTCGCTGATGGCGTTGCTGCAGGGCCATCACGTCGTGCTGATGCAGCGGTTCGACGCGGCCCGCACGCTGTCCCTGATCGGGGAGCACGGTGTCACCTGGCTCTACGTCGTCCCGACGATGATGGGCCGGATGCTGCGGCTGCCCGCGGCGGACTGGGCGTCGGCGGACCTCGGTTCGCTGCGCACCGTCCTGCACGTCGGCGCGCCCTGCCCGCCGCAGGTCAAGCGCGGCTGGCTGGAGCGGGTCGGGCCGGAGACCGTGCTGGAGATCTACGCGGGCACCGAGTCGCAGGCGGGTACCGCGATCGACGGCCGGGAGTGGCTCGCGCATCCGGGCTCGGTCGGCCGGGTCACCCGCGGCCGGATCACGGTGCGCGACGACGACTTCCGCGAGCTCCCGCCCGGCCGCACCGGCGAGATCTGGATGCGTCCCGACGGCCCGCCGACCTACCACTACCTGGGGGCCACCGCCCGGCAGCGGGACGGCTGGGAGTCGCTAGGCGACATGGGTTCCTTCGACGCCGACGGCTACCTGCTGCTCGCCGACCGGCGAGCGGACATGATCCTGGTCGGTGGGGCGAACGTGTATCCGGCGGAGGTCGAGGCCGCGCTGCTGGCACATCCGGAGGTGCACGACGCCGTCGTCGTCGGGCTGCCCGACGAGGACTACGGCCGGATCGTGCACGCCGTCGTCCAGGCCGACCCGGCGTCCGGTCTCGCCGACCGGCTGCGGGAGCACATGGCCGCCCTGCTCGGGCCGCAGAAGCTCCCGCGCAGCTACGAGTTCGTCGACCAGCCGCTGCGGGACGACGCGGGCAAGGTCCGCCGCTCCGCGTTCGCCCCGTAG
- a CDS encoding MBL fold metallo-hydrolase: MDGSWTELADGVLARRHAELDLTTGLVLGGDRALVIDTRGDDRQGAELAGAVRELTALPVLVVITHAHFDHCFGTSAFPGSPVYAQAGCAAAVAVTVAAQKAQWVRHYRDTGDRDTADALAGTTPVLPDHPVCPRPGSSHHLDLGGRVVELLHPGPAHTGHDLAVHVPDAAVLFAGDLLENGAPPSVGPDAYPGRWADALAEVLTRDALRYVPGHGDPMTPGEAARQQASLARPPRAAP, translated from the coding sequence GTGGACGGCAGCTGGACCGAACTCGCCGACGGCGTCCTGGCCCGCAGGCACGCCGAGCTGGACCTGACCACCGGCCTGGTGCTGGGGGGCGACCGGGCGCTGGTGATCGACACCCGCGGCGACGACCGGCAGGGCGCCGAGCTGGCCGGTGCCGTGCGGGAGCTGACCGCCCTGCCGGTGCTGGTCGTGATCACCCACGCGCACTTCGACCACTGCTTCGGGACCTCGGCGTTCCCCGGTTCGCCGGTGTACGCCCAGGCCGGCTGCGCGGCAGCCGTCGCGGTGACCGTGGCCGCCCAGAAGGCGCAGTGGGTCCGGCACTACCGCGACACCGGGGACCGGGACACCGCCGACGCGCTGGCTGGGACGACACCGGTGCTCCCGGACCACCCGGTCTGCCCACGCCCGGGCTCGTCGCACCATCTCGATCTCGGCGGACGCGTCGTCGAACTGCTGCATCCCGGCCCCGCACACACCGGGCACGACCTGGCCGTGCATGTCCCGGACGCCGCCGTGCTGTTCGCCGGTGACCTCTTGGAGAACGGCGCCCCGCCCTCGGTCGGCCCGGACGCCTATCCGGGCCGCTGGGCCGACGCACTGGCGGAGGTTCTCACCCGGGACGCGCTGCGGTACGTCCCCGGGCACGGCGACCCGATGACGCCCGGCGAGGCGGCCCGCCAGCAGGCGAGCCTGGCCCGGCCCCCGCGGGCCGCACCGTGA
- a CDS encoding DUF429 domain-containing protein, with protein MRVGGVDGVPGGWVVCVLSGSGRTRRVSWSVVPDAAAVLELGTGCDAVGVDIPLVLPAGGVRRPAEVEAAARLGTARSSLFPTPPEQVLAADSYPDACAAAQRVTGRKISVQTWNIVPKIREFQRVELPGSVVEAHPELSFRTMAPAVGFASKKTARGAGQRIAALAGWIDPARLLGDLPGAARLDDVLDALACAWTAERVARGTAEFLGGPGRGAIAI; from the coding sequence ATGCGCGTCGGCGGGGTGGACGGGGTCCCTGGGGGCTGGGTGGTGTGTGTGCTCTCCGGCAGCGGCCGGACACGGCGGGTGAGCTGGTCGGTGGTGCCGGACGCGGCCGCGGTGCTGGAGCTCGGCACCGGGTGCGACGCCGTCGGGGTGGACATCCCGCTGGTCCTTCCGGCCGGTGGGGTGCGCCGACCGGCCGAGGTCGAGGCGGCCGCCCGGCTGGGGACGGCCCGCTCGTCGCTGTTCCCCACCCCGCCCGAGCAGGTGCTGGCCGCGGACAGCTACCCGGACGCCTGCGCCGCCGCGCAGCGGGTCACCGGGCGCAAGATCAGCGTGCAGACCTGGAACATCGTGCCGAAGATCCGCGAGTTCCAGCGGGTGGAGCTGCCGGGATCGGTGGTGGAGGCGCATCCGGAGCTGTCGTTCCGCACGATGGCCCCGGCGGTGGGGTTCGCCTCCAAGAAGACCGCCCGCGGAGCCGGGCAGCGGATCGCCGCGCTGGCCGGATGGATCGACCCGGCGCGGTTGCTCGGTGACCTGCCGGGGGCCGCCCGGCTCGACGACGTGCTCGACGCGCTGGCCTGCGCCTGGACCGCCGAGCGGGTCGCCCGGGGCACCGCGGAGTTCCTGGGTGGCCCGGGCCGCGGCGCGATCGCGATCTGA
- a CDS encoding HAD-IIA family hydrolase has protein sequence MDGVLVREGSIVPGADTLLSRLREKGVPFLVLTNNSIHTPRDLRYRLQATGLDVPEESIWTSALATAAFLSEQRPQGSAYVIGEAGLTTALHDVGYVITDRNPDYVVLGETRTYSFSSIATAMRLVEQGSRFVATNPDATGPSPEGILPATGSVAAMISKATGVDPYFVGKPNPLMMRAALNRLGAHSESTVMIGDRMDTDILAGLEAGMRTVLVLTGITRESEIDRFPFRPSRVVPSVADLIDDV, from the coding sequence ATGGACGGCGTCCTCGTCCGCGAGGGCAGCATCGTCCCGGGCGCGGACACGTTGCTGTCGCGGCTGCGGGAGAAGGGCGTCCCGTTCCTCGTCCTGACCAACAACAGCATCCACACCCCGCGTGACCTGCGGTACCGGCTGCAGGCGACCGGCCTGGACGTGCCCGAGGAGTCGATCTGGACCTCGGCGCTGGCGACCGCGGCGTTCCTGTCCGAGCAGCGCCCGCAGGGCAGCGCCTACGTGATCGGCGAGGCCGGGCTGACCACCGCGCTGCACGACGTCGGCTACGTCATCACCGACCGGAACCCGGACTACGTGGTGCTGGGGGAGACCCGCACCTACAGCTTCTCCTCGATTGCGACCGCGATGCGGCTGGTCGAGCAGGGCTCCCGGTTCGTCGCCACCAATCCCGACGCCACCGGGCCCTCGCCGGAGGGCATCCTCCCGGCGACCGGATCGGTCGCGGCGATGATCTCCAAGGCGACCGGCGTCGACCCGTACTTCGTGGGCAAGCCGAACCCGCTGATGATGCGGGCTGCGCTGAACCGGCTGGGCGCGCACTCCGAGTCCACGGTGATGATCGGGGACCGGATGGACACCGACATCCTGGCCGGGCTGGAGGCCGGGATGCGCACGGTGCTGGTGCTCACCGGGATCACCCGGGAGTCCGAGATCGACCGCTTCCCGTTCCGGCCGTCCCGGGTGGTCCCGTCGGTCGCCGACCTGATCGACGACGTCTGA
- a CDS encoding ROK family protein produces the protein MPPPSASAPVRSAELRRHNLGLLLGRLRGEPSSRAALAGTTGLTRGTVASLLDPLVSAGVLAEGPPSRGGVGRPGRPLRFAPAGPVAVGVSVEVDALVACVVGLDGGVVRRMHRRREHRTMDAAEVFGRAARDVRALCERAGRPVVGAGVAVPAPVRGTGPDAEMLRAPNLPLLAGARPGELFGRVAGRPVVVGNEATLGALAHLGVASDFVYVSAGIGIGGGIVVGGRVLPGAAGLAGEIGHVVVERDGRPCGCGGTGCVEQYAGLPALLADAGADGLPALRSAVRAGEPVALAALERAGTALGAALASVLNVVDLPAVVLGGSFTPLGDRLAPVVRAEILRRRPSAGVEVLVSGHGRPAAALGTARAVTDRVLDDPDLLLRP, from the coding sequence GTGCCTCCCCCCTCCGCGTCAGCACCGGTACGCAGCGCGGAGCTGCGCAGGCACAACCTGGGCCTGCTGCTGGGGAGGCTGCGCGGGGAGCCGTCGTCACGGGCCGCGCTGGCCGGCACCACCGGTCTGACCAGGGGGACCGTGGCGAGCCTGCTGGATCCGCTGGTCTCCGCCGGTGTGCTGGCGGAGGGGCCGCCGAGCCGTGGTGGGGTCGGCAGGCCGGGGCGGCCGCTGCGGTTCGCCCCGGCCGGTCCGGTCGCCGTCGGGGTGTCGGTCGAGGTCGACGCGCTGGTGGCCTGTGTGGTCGGGCTGGACGGCGGCGTCGTCCGCCGGATGCACCGCCGCCGCGAGCACCGGACGATGGACGCCGCCGAGGTGTTCGGCCGCGCCGCCCGGGACGTGCGGGCGCTGTGCGAGCGGGCCGGGCGGCCGGTCGTCGGTGCCGGGGTGGCCGTGCCCGCACCGGTCCGCGGCACCGGCCCGGACGCGGAGATGCTGCGGGCGCCCAACCTGCCGCTGCTGGCCGGGGCCCGGCCGGGGGAGCTGTTCGGCCGGGTCGCCGGGCGCCCGGTGGTGGTCGGGAACGAGGCCACCCTGGGCGCGCTCGCGCACCTGGGGGTCGCGTCCGACTTCGTCTACGTCTCGGCCGGGATCGGGATCGGCGGCGGCATCGTGGTCGGCGGGCGGGTGCTGCCGGGGGCCGCCGGGCTGGCCGGCGAGATCGGGCACGTCGTCGTCGAGCGGGACGGCCGCCCGTGCGGCTGCGGCGGCACCGGCTGCGTCGAGCAGTACGCCGGATTGCCCGCACTGTTGGCCGACGCCGGCGCCGACGGACTGCCCGCGTTGCGCTCGGCGGTCCGGGCGGGGGAGCCGGTGGCGCTGGCCGCGCTGGAGCGGGCCGGCACCGCGCTCGGGGCCGCGCTCGCGTCGGTGCTCAACGTCGTCGATCTGCCCGCAGTCGTCCTCGGCGGCAGCTTCACCCCGCTCGGTGACCGATTGGCCCCGGTCGTCCGCGCCGAGATCCTCCGGCGCCGCCCGTCGGCGGGGGTCGAGGTGCTGGTCTCCGGGCACGGCCGCCCGGCCGCGGCGCTGGGCACCGCACGGGCCGTCACCGACCGGGTGCTCGACGATCCGGACCTGCTGCTCAGGCCATGA
- a CDS encoding carboxylate--amine ligase/circularly permuted type 2 ATP-grasp protein, producing the protein MGDVPLVGVEEEFHVVGLTDRRAAPEVDRLLEHLDGKEFFPELQRSLVETNSPATPSLDELRGHVRRLRARLRDAAEPLGLGVVAAGTVPLVELSGDDISAGARYERMQHEYQMLVREQHICGVQVHVDVPDRDTAVQVSRRVAPALPTLLAITASSPYWRGHDTGYASYRSMIWQRWPTAGPPGDVTTAAEYDAMIAELVASGTISDAGMLYFDVRPSAHLPTVELRLCDACPEVDDVVLVAGLFRALVGRARSDTEAGKPLPGVRHELLRAAAWRAARSGLEGDLVDVAGPVLASPAVQLRTLVAELEPWLAETGDAEQVTELAEAVLARGSGAAAQRRAFGRRGALTDVVDDLVARTQGEEPPSTPPLTVPVAPELLAGYRPPRYDEAVDDDGKLRPAYGWLFRTLERLGPRGLTAAEAALRTEQRARGVTFPVPGVEPGDDGERLFPLDLVPRIIGPDSWEHLSTGIAQRIRALEGFLRDVYGRREIVRDRIVPAAVVDNAPGRSRAGTLVTADAVRIAVGGIDLVRDADTGWVVLEDNLRVPSGIGFSLMGRRLIRSVLPDLESPSEVLGLDDVPARLRAVLADGDPAGPDGEAALLTAGESDAAFFEHRLLAEAMEIPLVTPGRLQIADGAVFLVGNGRRRRLSTLYRRIDEKDLALARGADHRPIGRALLAAMARGRVALRNAPGNGVADDKLVYAYVPEMIRYYLNEEPVLASVPTWACVDPAARDQVLDRLGELVLKPVDSYGGAGIVIGPHAGSGELERAAAAIRERPAGWVAQDMVRISTHPTFTDGTLQPQAVDLRVFAVQSAGHGPMPEVEVLPAALSRVAPPGGMIVNSSRGGGAKDTWIMA; encoded by the coding sequence ATGGGGGACGTGCCGCTGGTAGGTGTCGAGGAGGAGTTCCACGTCGTCGGTCTGACCGACCGGCGGGCGGCTCCCGAGGTGGACCGGTTGCTGGAACACCTGGACGGCAAGGAGTTCTTCCCGGAGCTGCAGCGCTCGCTGGTCGAGACGAACTCGCCGGCGACACCGTCGCTGGACGAGCTGCGCGGCCACGTGCGCCGGTTGCGCGCCCGGCTGCGGGACGCCGCCGAACCGCTCGGGCTGGGCGTCGTCGCGGCCGGGACGGTGCCGCTGGTCGAGCTTTCCGGCGACGACATCTCCGCGGGCGCCCGCTACGAGCGGATGCAGCACGAGTACCAGATGCTGGTGCGCGAGCAGCACATCTGCGGGGTCCAGGTGCACGTCGACGTCCCGGACCGGGACACCGCCGTGCAGGTCTCCCGCCGGGTCGCCCCGGCGCTGCCGACCCTGCTCGCGATCACCGCCAGTTCGCCGTACTGGCGCGGCCACGACACCGGCTACGCCAGCTACCGCAGCATGATCTGGCAGCGCTGGCCCACCGCGGGCCCGCCCGGCGACGTCACGACCGCCGCCGAGTACGACGCCATGATCGCCGAGCTGGTCGCGTCGGGAACGATCAGCGACGCCGGGATGCTCTACTTCGACGTCCGGCCCAGCGCGCACCTGCCGACCGTCGAGCTGCGGCTCTGCGACGCCTGCCCCGAGGTCGACGACGTGGTGCTGGTCGCCGGGTTGTTCCGGGCGCTGGTCGGGCGGGCCCGCTCCGACACCGAGGCCGGCAAACCGCTGCCCGGGGTGCGGCACGAGCTGCTTCGCGCCGCCGCCTGGCGGGCTGCTCGCTCCGGGTTGGAGGGCGACCTGGTCGACGTCGCCGGGCCGGTGCTCGCCTCCCCCGCGGTGCAGCTGCGCACGCTGGTCGCCGAGCTGGAGCCGTGGCTGGCCGAGACCGGCGACGCCGAGCAGGTCACCGAGCTCGCCGAGGCCGTGCTCGCCCGCGGCTCCGGGGCTGCCGCCCAGCGGCGCGCGTTCGGGCGGCGCGGCGCGCTGACCGACGTGGTCGACGACCTGGTGGCACGCACCCAGGGCGAGGAGCCCCCCAGCACCCCGCCGCTGACCGTCCCGGTCGCACCGGAGCTGCTGGCCGGCTACCGGCCGCCACGCTACGACGAGGCGGTCGACGACGACGGCAAGCTCCGCCCCGCCTACGGCTGGCTGTTCCGGACGCTGGAACGGCTCGGCCCGCGCGGCCTGACCGCGGCCGAGGCGGCGCTGCGCACCGAGCAGCGGGCCCGCGGCGTGACCTTCCCGGTGCCGGGCGTCGAGCCCGGGGATGACGGCGAGCGGCTGTTCCCGCTGGACCTGGTGCCACGGATCATCGGCCCGGACTCCTGGGAGCACCTGTCGACCGGGATCGCCCAGCGGATCCGGGCCCTGGAGGGGTTCCTGCGCGACGTCTACGGCCGCCGCGAGATCGTCCGCGACCGGATCGTCCCGGCCGCCGTCGTCGACAACGCACCGGGCCGCTCCCGGGCCGGGACCCTCGTCACGGCGGACGCAGTCCGGATCGCGGTCGGCGGGATCGACCTGGTCCGCGACGCCGACACCGGCTGGGTCGTGCTGGAGGACAACCTGCGGGTGCCGTCCGGGATCGGGTTCTCACTGATGGGCCGCCGGCTGATCCGCAGCGTGCTGCCCGATCTGGAGTCGCCGTCGGAGGTGCTGGGGCTCGACGACGTCCCGGCCCGGCTGCGCGCCGTGCTCGCCGACGGCGATCCCGCCGGCCCGGACGGCGAGGCCGCACTGCTCACCGCCGGCGAGAGCGACGCGGCGTTCTTCGAGCACCGGCTGCTGGCCGAGGCGATGGAGATCCCGCTGGTCACCCCGGGCCGGCTGCAGATCGCCGACGGTGCGGTGTTCCTGGTCGGCAACGGGCGACGACGCCGGCTCAGCACGCTCTACCGTCGGATCGACGAGAAAGACCTGGCGCTGGCCAGGGGCGCCGATCACCGGCCGATCGGGCGGGCACTGCTGGCCGCGATGGCCCGCGGCCGGGTCGCGCTGCGCAACGCGCCGGGCAACGGGGTGGCCGACGACAAGCTCGTCTACGCCTACGTCCCGGAGATGATCCGCTACTACCTGAACGAGGAACCGGTGCTGGCCTCGGTCCCGACCTGGGCCTGCGTCGATCCGGCTGCCCGCGACCAGGTTCTGGACCGGCTCGGCGAGCTCGTCCTCAAGCCGGTCGACAGCTACGGCGGCGCCGGCATCGTGATCGGCCCGCACGCCGGCAGCGGCGAGCTGGAGCGGGCCGCTGCCGCGATCCGGGAGCGCCCCGCGGGCTGGGTCGCGCAGGACATGGTGCGGATCTCCACCCATCCGACGTTCACCGACGGGACGCTCCAGCCGCAGGCGGTGGACCTGCGGGTGTTCGCGGTCCAGTCGGCCGGGCACGGCCCGATGCCCGAGGTCGAGGTGCTGCCCGCGGCGCTGTCCCGGGTCGCACCGCCGGGCGGGATGATCGTCAACTCCTCCCGCGGCGGCGGCGCGAAGGACACCTGGATCATGGCCTGA
- a CDS encoding Fpg/Nei family DNA glycosylase, with translation MPEGHTLHRLARLHRRLFVKRPVAVSSPQGRFAASAELLDGQVMTGAEAHGKHLFHRYGAGRVVHVHLGLYGTFAEHELPVPEPVGQLRMRLIGETHYADLRGPTACELITAAEARALRARLGPDPLRRDADPERVRERISRSRSPLATLLMDQSVIAGVGNVYRAELLFRHGLDPLLPGRSLDRETWDAMWPDLVALMRDGVRTGRIDTVAPEHDPRRRGEPGRRDRHGGEVYVYRRAGLPCLICGTPVRHAEHAARNLFWCPTCQPEHR, from the coding sequence GTGCCGGAGGGGCACACGCTGCACCGCCTCGCGCGGTTGCACCGCAGGCTGTTCGTCAAGCGGCCGGTCGCGGTGTCCAGCCCGCAGGGCCGGTTCGCCGCATCCGCCGAGCTGCTCGACGGCCAGGTGATGACCGGCGCCGAGGCGCACGGCAAACACCTGTTCCACCGGTACGGCGCCGGGCGGGTCGTGCACGTCCATCTCGGGCTGTACGGGACGTTCGCCGAGCACGAGCTGCCGGTGCCGGAGCCGGTCGGGCAGCTGCGGATGCGGCTGATCGGCGAGACGCACTACGCCGACCTGCGCGGCCCGACCGCCTGTGAGCTGATCACCGCGGCCGAGGCGCGGGCGCTGCGGGCCCGGCTCGGGCCCGATCCGCTGCGTCGCGACGCCGATCCGGAACGGGTGCGGGAGCGGATCTCGCGCTCCCGCAGCCCGCTCGCCACGCTGCTGATGGACCAGTCCGTGATCGCCGGCGTCGGGAACGTGTACCGGGCCGAGCTGCTGTTCCGGCACGGCCTCGATCCGCTGCTGCCCGGCCGGTCGCTGGACCGGGAGACCTGGGACGCGATGTGGCCGGACCTGGTCGCGCTGATGCGCGACGGCGTCCGTACCGGCCGGATCGACACCGTCGCCCCCGAGCACGACCCGCGCCGCCGGGGCGAGCCCGGCCGGCGCGACCGGCACGGCGGTGAGGTCTACGTCTACCGCCGGGCCGGTCTGCCCTGCCTGATCTGCGGGACACCGGTGCGGCACGCCGAGCACGCCGCGCGGAACCTGTTCTGGTGTCCGACGTGCCAGCCGGAACACCGTTAG
- a CDS encoding RraA family protein: protein MTDLLGRLRDMQVSSLCDADKSFPVVDPAIRALVPDVTMVGPAVTVSCVDDHLPMFAALRAATPGAVLVVAGSGGTRAVAGELFAGEAKRRGLAGIVVDGLVRDLRGLRSTGLPVFARGTCPASGSTRDPGTIDEPVSFGGLVVGPGDLVCGDDDGLLIAAPDRFAAVIDAAEGIEAAERALVSAMRNGHDLHSLTTVDDHVAALARGEQSALGFRV, encoded by the coding sequence ATGACCGATCTCCTGGGCCGGCTGCGCGACATGCAGGTGTCGTCGCTGTGCGATGCCGACAAGTCGTTCCCGGTGGTGGATCCGGCCATCCGGGCGCTCGTCCCGGACGTCACGATGGTCGGCCCCGCCGTCACCGTGAGCTGTGTGGACGACCATCTGCCGATGTTCGCGGCGCTGCGGGCCGCCACCCCCGGGGCGGTGCTGGTGGTGGCCGGGTCCGGCGGCACCAGGGCGGTCGCGGGCGAGCTGTTCGCCGGCGAGGCGAAGCGACGCGGATTGGCCGGGATCGTCGTCGACGGCCTGGTCCGCGACCTGCGCGGACTGCGGTCGACCGGGTTGCCGGTGTTCGCCCGCGGCACCTGCCCGGCTTCCGGGAGCACCCGGGATCCCGGGACGATCGACGAGCCGGTGTCGTTCGGCGGGCTCGTGGTCGGCCCCGGCGACCTGGTCTGCGGCGACGACGACGGGCTGCTGATCGCCGCCCCGGACCGGTTCGCCGCGGTCATCGACGCCGCCGAGGGCATCGAGGCCGCGGAGCGCGCGCTGGTGTCGGCGATGCGCAACGGGCACGATCTGCACTCGCTGACCACCGTCGACGACCACGTGGCTGCACTGGCCCGCGGCGAACAGAGCGCGCTGGGCTTCCGGGTCTGA
- a CDS encoding ribose-5-phosphate isomerase — protein MRVYLGSDHAGFEVKGKLVEYLTEQGHEVIDVGAPTYDALDDYPAWCIETARRVVGDPGALGIVLGGSGNGEQIAANKVQGIRAALAWNEDTARLARQHNDAQIIGVGARQHPFTEVAAIVEAFLATPFSGDERHQRRIDQMLGYERSGEIELPS, from the coding sequence GTGCGCGTCTACCTGGGCAGTGACCACGCCGGCTTCGAGGTCAAGGGCAAGCTCGTCGAGTACCTGACCGAGCAGGGCCACGAGGTGATCGACGTCGGGGCTCCGACGTACGACGCCCTCGACGACTACCCCGCCTGGTGCATCGAGACGGCCCGCCGGGTCGTCGGGGACCCGGGGGCACTCGGGATCGTGCTGGGCGGCTCCGGAAACGGCGAGCAGATCGCCGCGAACAAGGTGCAGGGCATCCGGGCCGCGCTGGCCTGGAACGAGGACACCGCGCGGCTCGCCAGGCAGCACAACGATGCCCAGATCATCGGCGTCGGCGCCCGCCAGCACCCGTTCACCGAGGTCGCCGCGATCGTCGAGGCCTTCCTGGCGACCCCGTTCTCCGGCGACGAGCGCCACCAGCGGCGGATCGACCAGATGCTCGGTTACGAGCGGAGCGGCGAGATCGAGCTGCCGAGCTAG
- the xylA gene encoding xylose isomerase, which translates to MSVPAPTPADRFSFGLWTVGWRAADPFGDPTRPALDVVEAVERLAGLGAWGLTFHDDDLFGFGADAGTRDKQIARLREACDATGMTVPMITTNLFSHPVFKDGGFTSNDRSVRRFALRKVLHNVELAAELGARTFVLWGGREGSEYDSAKDVRAALDRYREAMDLLCSYVLERGHDIRFAIEPKPNEPRGDILLPTVGHALAFVEKLAHPELVGVNPEVGHEQMAGLNMAHGVAQALWAGKLFHIDLNGQRGIKYDQDLVFGHGDLLNAFALVDLLETAGYDGPRHFDYKPSRTEDLDGVWASAEANMRTYLLLRERAAAFRADPEVVAALAEARVAELSEPTLAPGETAAELLADRSAWTDFDPEPAGARGYGFVRLHQLALEHLTGAR; encoded by the coding sequence ATGAGCGTGCCCGCCCCCACCCCGGCCGATCGCTTCTCGTTCGGGCTGTGGACCGTCGGCTGGCGCGCGGCCGACCCGTTCGGCGACCCGACCCGCCCGGCGCTCGACGTCGTCGAGGCCGTCGAGCGGCTGGCCGGCCTCGGCGCATGGGGCCTGACCTTCCACGACGACGACCTGTTCGGCTTCGGTGCCGACGCCGGCACCCGGGACAAGCAGATCGCCCGGCTCCGGGAGGCCTGCGACGCGACCGGGATGACCGTCCCGATGATCACCACGAACCTGTTCTCGCACCCGGTGTTCAAGGACGGCGGGTTCACCTCCAACGACCGCTCGGTGCGCCGGTTCGCGCTGCGCAAGGTGCTGCACAACGTGGAGCTCGCCGCCGAGCTGGGCGCGCGGACCTTCGTGCTGTGGGGCGGCCGGGAGGGCTCGGAGTACGACTCGGCGAAGGACGTGCGGGCGGCGCTGGACCGCTACCGGGAGGCGATGGACCTGCTCTGCTCGTACGTCCTGGAGCGCGGCCACGACATCCGGTTCGCGATCGAGCCGAAGCCCAACGAGCCGCGCGGCGACATCCTGCTCCCGACCGTCGGGCACGCGCTGGCCTTCGTCGAGAAGCTCGCCCATCCCGAGCTGGTCGGGGTGAACCCGGAGGTCGGGCACGAGCAGATGGCCGGGCTGAACATGGCGCACGGGGTGGCCCAGGCGCTGTGGGCGGGCAAGCTGTTCCACATCGACCTGAACGGCCAGCGCGGGATCAAGTACGACCAGGACCTGGTGTTCGGCCACGGCGACCTGCTCAACGCGTTCGCGCTGGTCGACCTGCTGGAGACCGCGGGCTACGACGGCCCGCGGCACTTCGACTACAAGCCGTCGCGCACCGAGGACCTCGACGGCGTGTGGGCGTCGGCCGAGGCGAACATGCGGACCTACCTGCTGCTGCGGGAGCGGGCCGCGGCGTTCCGGGCCGATCCGGAGGTGGTCGCGGCGCTGGCCGAGGCGCGCGTCGCGGAGCTGTCCGAGCCGACCCTGGCACCCGGCGAGACCGCCGCCGAGCTGCTCGCCGACCGGTCCGCGTGGACCGATTTCGATCCCGAGCCCGCCGGAGCGCGCGGGTACGGCTTCGTCCGCCTGCACCAGCTCGCACTGGAACACCTGACCGGGGCACGATGA